The following nucleotide sequence is from Pelodiscus sinensis isolate JC-2024 chromosome 8, ASM4963464v1, whole genome shotgun sequence.
GGGGAGCCAGGGGGTaatgccctgtggggggggggtggtcacCGGCTCCCTGGTGACCAGCGAGTGAGCTGGCGCCGGGAGGGGGCCCTGAGGCTGCGACAGGCTCCCAGctcagggtgtggggtggggggggggggggggacaggttcaGGGGCTGGGAATTGGAGACTTGTGGTCACCTTGACTCTGCCACCGACCACCTgcgaccctgggcaagtcacttcgcCCCCTGGGCCTTGACGAACCCGACTGCCCGTCTCCCTGGGCTTGGGGGGGAACCCCCTAGAGATCAAAAGTAAATCCCCTTGGGGCAGTTCCACGGTGCCCCCCCGGAGCCGAGTGGGCCACATCCCCCCACATGGCCTCCGGGCTgattccagccccccacccccggtgcCCTGTTCCCTGTTACCTTTCTCCCTGTCGGGGCTGGCCGGGGACCTGGCCCGTGCCCGCCGGcctggccccccggcccccccgccgccCGGCGCCCAGCTCTGCTTGGCCCGGCTGCCTCGCAAGAAGAGGTTGACCAGGGTCTTGGAGCGCCGCAGACCGGCCTTGTCCCCGGCGGGCGCTGGCGACTCCGGCCTCTTCTCCTCTGGCGCCAGGAGAGAGTCTCCGGTCGGCCCCGGGCCCACAGACacccaccctgcccagcccccagctcccgcCGGGAGCATCCTTCTCGCCCCCGTCTCAGACGCTGGCGCAGCCTCTGCCCCCGGGGCCAGCCGGTGCCCTGCTCCCCGGGAGCCACGGCGCCCCCCGATCCCACTGCGGGCTGCCCAGACCACGGGGCCGAGCTCCcgggtgggcacagggggcaggtcgGCCATGCGGCCGGATGGCTGCAGGAGACGGGGTGTCACCCCCCAGGCACACGCTCCTCCAGGCCGGGGTGTCGGGGAGGGCGCCGGGTCGAGGGCTTGCTCTGGGGGTCACTAGGGGAGCAGCAGTTCCTGGGGTGTCACCGTCTGTGCTCCAAGGACGTGGGGAGTCGGGGGAAGGGCCCGGGAAGCGAGGTGCCCACCGGACACAGGGCTTGCAGGGACTCTGTGCCAGGCGGGCGGTGGCACCTGCTTTCCCAGCTGGGCAGGTCCCCCCGCGGCTGGCAGAGCCCATGTGGCCCCATGAGGGGGATTCGCTGCTCGGGGCAGCACCGGCGtacggctgggggtgggggacaggcagaGCGAGCCAGAGTGGGGGGGCCTAAGGTGGATCCTGGGGCTGGGGTCAGCaggtcggggtgggggggagcatgcAGGCATGGATCACAGGGCTGGTGGAGCCCagagctgggccggcaggggctgtggggcaggagtgaggggcaccggcagggctggggggggcagggccggaccggcagggcagcggggcgggACAGGGGGCACCGTCATGCCCACGCAGCGAGAGCCCCACCAGCCCACGCCCGGCGCCAGCACCTACCGCCGACGGCGAGGGAGCTCTGGGACCTCTTGATGGGCTGTCGGGGCCGGCTGAgcgccaggagcagggccaggcggGGCGAGTCCCAGCGCTCCCTGCCCGAGAAGGGCCGGCGCTGCTTGCCGGGGAGCGGCtccggggggctctgggcccggaTGGCCGTGTCCTTCAGGATCTCCGGGGGGTGCACGGTGCGCCAGGTCTCCGGCCCCGGGCTGCCCTCGCCGCAGGGGGGCAGGTCCGTCTGGATGGCCGTCTCCACGCGCTCCAGGGAGCGGCTGCGCGCCGGAGGCTCCTCCGTGGAGATGGAGACGTCCACCGTGTGGGCCGGGGCGAGGCCGGagagcgggggctggggccgcccgttCAGGGAGCTGAAGGGGGTGCCCGAGGAgtaggaggagatggaggagctggtctcTGAGGCCTGTGAGAGCTGCTGTAGTTGGCCGTTGGTCActggaaggagatgggggggtgagAATTGCCAGGAAGCGGAGGGATCACCATGAGCCATGGCCCCTGGGGGGTCGCAAAAGGTCTtcctcaatgttccctctaattttttccatctgtgtgcagaataaattgtattctgtgcaccaaggcatgtgcagatgtgcaccacccgtagaaacacctgctgcggGGTGTgggtgctcagcttacagggaacgctggtcaGCGTCCAGGCCCTGTCGTGTGGAACCCAGAGGCCCTGCTTGGGAACTGGCGGAGATGCTAGCTGCATATGTGTCTATgcgccccttctgcccagctaCGTGTCATAGGCCCTGTACTGCTGGTAGAGAACAGGGATTCTCCTTGCGCTCCTATGGCCAGGAGTTTGAGCTCTTGGGAGCAGCTGGGTCTGTGGCGTGTGGCACAGCAGCCTCTGGGAAGTGCCACCCTGCCCAAGACGGGTGGCACCCCCTGGCACAGCATGGCACCCTGCCCGGGGATCTCCAGGCCCGTTCCAGGAGGGACCAACACAGCTGGACAGCTGAGCCCTCAGCCGGCGGTTCCCGAGGCCAAGCGGAGAGGCAGGGTCAGACCCGGAACAggacccaggagttctggctcccagccccaggctggcCTCTCCCGCTTCCCGGCTGCGGACAGACGTCCGGGGAACCTGCCCGAGGGACGTCCCAGGCAGGCGCTGCGGGGAGCTCTCTTACACTGACTCAGCCAGCAGTATTCGGCCACCAGCTCCTTGTAGGCGGGGAAACGGCCCGTCTCCTGGATGCCGAGAGAGGACGAGGGTTAGTGTGTGGCCGGCTGCCCGGCGCGGCGGCGTCCAGCTGAACCCGATCTGCGCGCCAGGGCCTGCCATGAATAATGCAGCCGCCCGCCGGCTCCCCTGAAAGGGGATCTGCCCGAGCGCCAGGCCCGCCCCGCGGCTCGGCCACAGCCCGGAGCTCCCCCGAGCCGCCTACGTCAGGGGAACGCCGCGGCGGCCCCCACGCAGCAGTGGCTCCGGGCTGGGAGTCGCCGGAGTCCCTCCCGGGACCCGAACCACGTGCCGAGGCCGCAGCGgcacagccccccgcccggcggcggcacagccccctcccagggcggcacagccccccgcccggcGCCCCGCGGCAGGCCCTACCCGGATGGTCAGCATGGTGTGTGTCTGCCCCTTTAGCACTTCCACTGCCTTGCTATGGCTGATGGCGTCAAACTTGACTCCGTTGGCTGCAAGGACTTGATCTCCCACTCGGATCCCGTTCTGCTCCGCCAGCCCGCCGGGGTCCACCCTGGAACGACAGCCGCGGGCAGGCAGCTGGACCGGGggatgccccccagcctggctcaacTCCCCAAAGGGCACCCGGCGCTGGGGACGTGTGGAACCGGGCTGGGTCCCCCCGACTCCCCGatcccccccccgactccccgatCCCCCCCCGACCCtccgatccccccccaaactctctCAGTCAGATGCGGGTCCGGCTGCTTCTGGCCATCAGCCGGGAGAAGCTAGGCTGGCCCCAAACTGGGTGCTTGGCTCAGGCTACTCTCCGGCTCGTCTGCGTCTGCTCTTGGAGCGAGGACAAGAGGGGGGCGTCTCTGGCCCGGACTCTGCTGCCGTCCCCCGGCTGGAAGAGGTCTCTCGCACAGCAGGATCAAACCCGCACAGGTCTGCACAGGTCTCTACTCCCCCTGGGGCTTTGCCCACCGTCCTTGGGAGAAGGGCGATTTTTGCCAAGCCCAGAGAGAAGCCGAGTGCCCAAACCCCCAGCCTGGGAACCCGGCCTGGCAtttcagaggctgctgctggccccctggcccccgggggcgggggctgcaaaCGTCAATGGATTGACTGGGAAGAAGGAACATTCGAGACCCCCATGTCCCTTCGGAGGGGTGGTTTCTGTTGGAAAGGTGGAGACGTTTGCGCAAGGAACCTGCTGAGTTATTCttacgggcagggcagggcagggcagggccgccCCCTGAAATCTGCAGGGGGAACCGAGTCCCCGAGAGCCCCGCGCTCGCCATGGAAATGGCCTGTCAGCAGAACCCCGAAGATCCCACCGGCCGCCCCCCAGGCGATGGGCCGGCCTCTGTCTAGTCCACTTGGTCACTGTGTCGATGAGCATCGCCAACGCGCTTTCAGCCCCTCAGCCCCAGGTCTCCGTCCGCAGCCGGGGGGTTCCCCGCGCAAGATCGCAGGCCAGGGAGGCCCGGAAGGTCCCTGGGGACCAGGCGCCTGAGCCAGTAGGAGCCAGGCGCCCGAGCCAGTAGGAGCCAGGCGCCCGAGCCAGTAGGAGCCAGGCGCCCGAGAGGCGCCGCGCGAAGCCGACAGGGCCCCACGTACTTGGAGACGTAGATGCCGAGACCAAACTCCTTCCCCCCGCGGATGTTGAAGCCCAGGCAGTAGTCGTCGGAGGTGGTGTACAGGTGGACGATGCGTCTGACGCCCTCCTCGGAGCTGCAGGCCGACGGGCTGGGCCCGTTCTTCTCCACCACCAGGCGCCGGTTCACCACGTCCACCCTGCCACGAGACGCAGACGCTGCAGCCCCGGGCTGGATGCTGGGTTCCACAATTCCTCCGCTCACCTAGTGCCGGCTACCCGGCCGGCTTTGCTCCATCGCCAGGCGTGGGGAGTTCCCACGGGGTTGGGTCGGTCTCGCCCAGCCTTGGAGAGCTGTTCTCCCCTGGGGGCCATCTCATCACATCGCACAATCGCTCGGAGCCTTCCGAGCACAGAAATCGCGTGTGGCTCTTTCGCCAGCCACTTCGGGCCCTCTGCTGAGGTCCCGGCTGTTGGGATACAGGCCCTGAGCTAGGATGGGCTGCGATATTGCAGTGCATTCGGAGGAGcgctgccagcagatctagagaagggattattcccctttactcagctctggtgaggccgcatctgtccagttctgggccctccactacagagaggatatggacacattggagagggcccagcggagggcgaccaaaatgatgcgggggctggagcacatgatctacgaggagaggctgagggagttggggcttgtttagtctgcagaagcgaagagtgaggggggatttgagagcagcctgcaactccctgaagggaggttccaaagaggatggagagaggctgttctcagtagtgacagatggcagaacaaggagcaatgggctcaagttgtggtgggagaggtccaggttggatattaggaaaaactatttccctaggagggtggggaagcgctgggctgggttccctagggaagtagtggagtctccatccctagaggtgtttaagtctcggcttgacagagccctggccgggttgatttagttgggattggtcctgcctagagcagggggctggacttgatgactcctgaggtctcttccagctctatggttctaggatTTGATTCTatgagaggctggtctcagtgggggcagaacaaggagcaatgggctcaagtcgcagtggggcaggtctaggttggagattaggaaaaactctttccctaggcgggtggggaagcgctgggctgggttacctggggagggggtggaatctccatccctagaggtgattAAGCCCCatctggaccaagccctggccgggCTGATTGGGTTGggatgggtcctgctttgggccgggggccGGACTTAGTGTCCTCCTGAgttctctgcctgccctgggatACTCTGACTGCGTGAAAATGCCCGAGTCCAAACCTCCCCAGATCCTGCCCTTGTCGCACTCCCTGGAGCCTGCCTTGCTTCCTGCGAGCTCACAGCACCCGCAGCCCCGAGACCCCGGTGACGGGCTCGGCAGCGGACTCTGCGTTTCCCTTCCCGCAGCGCCACTGCGGGGCTTGAACCCACGCACACGGGAGCAAGCAACAGGCGGCTCTACAGCTTGCGCTAAggaagctctgggggggggggggcgggctgagcCCCCATCTCCAAACAGGTCTGTTTGGGGCGAGCGTCTCAAACATTTCACTCCCCCTGCCTGGCCTGTTGCCAACCtatggccccgcccacatccctcaaccctcctcctgctgctgtacCCCGCACGCTTCCTCCTGGGtgccaggagccccccccccccccgcactggccACGCCGCTTACCACGTGGTCTTCTCTCGGGAGAATTTAATCCCCGGCACCTTGCCCATGCGCCTCACCATCATCCGCAGCCGGTTGTTCCCCGTCAGGACCTTGACGGCGCTGCCCATGGTGATGCTCTCCAAGCTGACGCCGTTCACCTCCGTGATTTTGTCTCCGATGCACAGGCCCGCCAGGTCtgcaaaggggaagggctgggcggtagggggagggttggggtggcTGGGATGGGAGGTCGCTGCCCCCCCCATCACCGCAGCCTCGCAGTGTCTCGCGTGTACCCCGCTACCGCTGTCTGGGGGACAGGCTAAGTGACGCACCCAAGGCCAcacaggcagccagtggcagagtGGACCAGTGGGTTGCAACTAATGAGTTGTGAtccagcactgggggggggggggggagaatgtcgGGCGTTGGGGcttgtggctgcagggggatcaggagagaagtgggggggaggctgtgtcCTGGCCtcacagactgtgctgtgccccagaagcagctgccagcAGGCCCAGCTCTTAGGGGGAGATGGCTCTGTATTGCctctgccccgagcactagctccacactcccagaggCTGGGAACcggctgccggctgcttctggggtgcagcaggggctgcggtgccaggagaggcaggaagctgccttagcccccgtGCTGCACGGCTGAGCGGGAGCCACTTGAAGGAAACCCCTGATGCTCAATCCCTGACCCCCAAatccggagccccctcctgcaccccaaagctccaccctcagccccactccagagcccatgATGTCCCGGCATCAACGATTTCCTTCAACTGGGACATGAGAAAAACTGTTCGAACCCCCTGGACTAGGCAATCAAGCCATAGCTTCTATCTTGCAGGGGGGTGCCCTCACCACTAGGCCAGGCTGCCTCCAGGTCAGAGGAAGCACCGGCCTGGGCCAGGCCCCTTGAGTTCTTCCAGGCTACTGGAGCGTCCCGCCTTGACCCTGCCCCgagaggaggctgctgtgatCTTCCTCGCCCTTCCTCGGGCTAATCGCAACGCCGATTGACGAGCCACCAGAGCAGAGCGCGGGGCTGTGACGCCAGCCTGTGCCCGCAGCCCAAAGAAATCCCGTCCATCCCGGGTAGGGTTAACAGAGGAGGCGAAGGGTTCCCCTGCCCcacgcaggagcctggagggaacagccccgcctcttccccctccccggcattTCCCATCCCAGGGCACCCTGCGTTCGGAACGGTCCAGCCGCCAGGCCGGGGTGCTGGGGAGACCGGGCCAGTCTCAAGGGCTGCGGAGGAGGGGGGATCGGGCCCCTCGCTGCCTGCGCCAGGGCAGGGTCTCCTTCTGCAGCCGGGGCCCCTCAATCAGCTGCCCGCCGCCCGTTCTGCTGGCCCACGGGCACCTCGATCCGGGGGAGAACCCAGCACTGGAAACGGGGGGTCTGTCCAGATCCAGCCGGGCACGACCTCTGACCTTTGCGGAACCCCGATtcccctgccctggcagctgggccGGGAAGCCCACGACTCCGGACTCCCACAAGGGGCGAGGGAGGAACCCttccaccagccccaccccagccagcgtCCCGGAGACCTCGCGGAGCCCggagcctcccagccctgcagggaacaGAGCGGTGACAGCACCCAGCCGGGGCCACCCACCCACGTCTCCTGCACCCACGTCTCCTGCCTTGTGGGCCCTGATGCAGCCCTGCCACGGATGCGGGGAGCCAGGATGCGGGGAGCCAGGACCCGCACGTGCACATGGTGCCGCCCTTCCCTGGctcccccctgctctgtccccaccgACCCACTGCCCCCGGCTGTGCAAGGAGCCCCACAGACACGTCAGCTGCACAATTCCTCCTTCCCGGAGGTACAGCCCTTGGTGACTACAAATCCCAGCATGCCACGCTCCCTGCCTCCCTGGATCAAGATGGAACGCTGCGGTGTGGGGGGGCGGATACAGGCTGCCCCTCACTCACAGTCCCGGGGGCAGCGGCAGGACCACCCAGGGCAGGTTCTGTCTTTAGTCAAgccccaggctgcccagctcAAGGAGGCGCATTGCATGCTGGGTCTTGTAGTCTCCCCGGGGCGGCAGGCACAGCCGCATGGTGCCTCCCCACCCGCTCTGCTCACCCGCGCTGCTGCCCTCCTCCACCTTGCTGACGAAGATGCCCAGGCCGTGCTCCGAGCCGCCGCGCACGCTGAAGCCCAGCTTCCCGTCCGTGCTCCTTTCCACCGTGACGGCCTGGATCACGTCGCTCTCATCGCCGGTGGCTGGGGACACAGGGCACGAACACGCAGGAGAGAAGGGGGCCGGTTCCGCGCCGGCCCTGCCCCGTGGGCtgtgggtgcaggagccaggccgGGCCTAGCTAGGTGCCAGAACGGGCCAGGCCGAATTCCTGGCACTCGGCCGCCCCAGCTGCTGTCTGGTGGCGCCTGGAGCGCTCACAAACTAACTCAAGGGGTTCAGAGGCGGATACCCTGTTCCCACAGGccacgggtggggaacctaagccctgggggctgcatctggcccccggcttgtctggatccggCCCTCAAGTCTcagcgcccccccgcccagcaatggggagcccttgctggtgctccagcccctctcccatcccaccatggggctggaacacaaacctactagcctcccctccccccctgctcagtcaggggccacgacagtgggggttgggtttttcttttttgctcctcacttgtgtgcggcccccgactgatttttccgtgggtcagcggcccccgacccacaaaaggttccccTCCTCTGCCACATGCGACCACGGAGTCAAGTCCTCACAAAGCCCCTTCAAAGCATTAGCCGCCTGGGATGGCACGGTGCTttccagggatggggagaggggatcATTCCCATTTCGcacctgggaaactgaggcacggaggcgGGAGGGCCTTGCCTAAGCTCGGCCCAGGATGGAACCCAAGCGTCCTGGCGCCCAGCCCAGTGCTTTGCCCACCACACCATCCAACCCTAACAAGGAAAGAACCCAGGGGGTTCTGGCTCCCCGGCTCCGGCTCTACCCCGTATCCCGCTCCGCTAGGATTGCTCGTTGGCCGCCCTCAGCCCTGGTGTCAGTGCCTGGGCACGAGCGCTGAGCACGGCAGGAGCGGAGGGAGCACGTGGCATGACGTGCGTCGCACGGGGGGTTCACGGGGTTCAAGCAATGGGGCACCACCCCATGGCCAGCAGGCGGGGCTGTGAGCAGTGGCGTTACCCCGGGGCGGGCACAGTCAGACTCCTCGCACCGTTCACGGCAGTGGATCCTGTTCTGCGTCAGGACCTCCCAGCCCGCCCTCGCCCATGCCAAGACCCCCCATCATTTAGCAATGGGGCAGGCCAGGCTGGATGTGACCCCCTGCCATGGGTCGGGAACTGCTGGGGAGATGGAGGGTGACCCCAAAGAAGCCCCCCCAACGGAAGCAGAGGCGCGGAGAGGAGAGGCCCGGCGAACTACCTTCTATGGGCGAGTTGATGAGAATGACGCGGCCCATGGGCGACGCGGCGCGGATGCCCCGCGGGTGCCCGCTCGCCAGCCGGTTCTGCTTCCGCAGCAGGTAGCGCGTGGGCGTGCTGGCGTCGCTGCCCGAGCCGCGGGAGTGGGCGGGGCACGCCGCGTCCCTCAGCACCGAGTCGGAGCCGTGTGCCATGGCGGGGCGGCCGCTAGTCCTGGAGGGACCCCGGCGTCCGGGGCTCGTCGGCAGGGGGGGAACAGGGAGGGAccccgcgcccggccccgggGCAGCCTGATTCCGTCGGGCAGCCGGGGCGGAGGGTTACATTTTGGCTGCTCGGTTCGCCGCCCGCCGGTGGAAGTGGGGCCTGGCCGCAGCCCAGAGACAT
It contains:
- the PDZD7 gene encoding PDZ domain-containing protein 7; the protein is MAHGSDSVLRDAACPAHSRGSGSDASTPTRYLLRKQNRLASGHPRGIRAASPMGRVILINSPIEATGDESDVIQAVTVERSTDGKLGFSVRGGSEHGLGIFVSKVEEGSSADLAGLCIGDKITEVNGVSLESITMGSAVKVLTGNNRLRMMVRRMGKVPGIKFSREKTTWVDVVNRRLVVEKNGPSPSACSSEEGVRRIVHLYTTSDDYCLGFNIRGGKEFGLGIYVSKVDPGGLAEQNGIRVGDQVLAANGVKFDAISHSKAVEVLKGQTHTMLTIRETGRFPAYKELVAEYCWLSQLTNGQLQQLSQASETSSSISSYSSGTPFSSLNGRPQPPLSGLAPAHTVDVSISTEEPPARSRSLERVETAIQTDLPPCGEGSPGPETWRTVHPPEILKDTAIRAQSPPEPLPGKQRRPFSGRERWDSPRLALLLALSRPRQPIKRSQSSLAVGEEKRPESPAPAGDKAGLRRSKTLVNLFLRGSRAKQSWAPGGGGAGGPGRRARARSPASPDREKDKGPVGGLGPPTRAPSPAAESRLRDLAAKLLTEDEAAAVLRHCTRYVSEGGVEDLVRPLLAILDRPEKLLLLRDVRSLLASTDLGRFDSMVAPLELEAFATLKSRAGTASALRPAQQDTPPRRRLITPVPDRRGGFLLQPLQAPEPRGAAEEGGAPRAGLEGSPQRPRPPSSPPLPDVPLDARAAPHAPPAAAGGGEPSWLLAEPAGGAQPAGRGGAEPGQDSPYVGLSKARRARPRLCQLFAGAPPASPGVQGAEGQAQNGPGPAPQEHELVTVHLSKLRQALGISISGGLESKVQPMVRIEKIFPGGAAFLSGSLKAGDELVAVDGTSLQNVTHQRAVELIRQAYRTQRQAPMELVVKVPKAQDEQRGPEGTSPGLTLLPGGSPTWARPGGAAL